Sequence from the Qipengyuania gaetbuli genome:
TGTCGATGAACGCTTTATCGCTCATATCGCACGGCTCGTCGTCACGCGGCACATTCGTCGCACAGGCCGCGCAGTTCCACCACGGGCCGCACGTCGGTAAAGCCTGCATCCTTGCCAGCTTCGCGCAGGGCGCCGGTGACGCGATCGTCATCGATATGCATGGCCTTCCCGCAATCGTCGCAGATGAGGAAAATGCAGTCGTGCCGGCATCCCGGGTGCGTGTTGACGAGATAGGCGTTTGCGCTCTCGATCCGGTTGGCAAGGTTGGTCCGCACGAACAGGTCGAGAATCCGGTAGACGCTGTTGGGCGCAACCCGCTTACCGCGCGCCGCCGACAGATTGTCCGCAATGTCGTAGGCGCTGGCGGGCTTTTCGTGCCGCGCGAGTTCCTCGAACACCGATTGGCGCATGCCCGTCCACTGCTCGCCGGCATCGGTCAGCGTGTGACGGGCGGCGTCGATCAGGGCGTCGCCGGAATGTTCCTTGTGGGCGTGTACGTGCTTGGCCATGCGGGAGAGGTAAGCGCCCCTCCTGCCCTGCGCAAGCTAGTTGCGGCGGAACTCGGCCCGGTACTGAGAGGGGTAGAGCCGCTTGAGCGCGGCAACCTTCGGCGCGTCCCAGCGCAGGATATAGGGATGGCGCGGATTCTTCGCTGCGAAATCCTGATGATAGGTCTCGGCCGGATAGAATGCCTGCGAGCGCACGATGTCGGTGACGATCGGGCGCGACCATTTGCCGCTCGCCTTCATCTGGGCGAGATAAGCCTTGGCGACGGCCAGCTGTTCGGCGGACATCGGAACCAGTTCGGCATTGTAATGCGCGCCGCGATCAGGGCCCTGCCGGTCCTTAAGAGTCGGATCGGCAATTACCGAGAAGAAGATGCGCAGCAGTTCGTCATAGCGAATGACCGATGGATCGTAGGTGACCTTCACCGATTCGACATGGTCGGTGACGCCCGACGAAACCAGCTTGTAATCGGCCTGCCGCGCGGTTCCGCCGTGGTATCCGGAAACGGCGCTGGTGACGCCCTTGGTGTGGCTAAAGACAGCTTCGACACCCCAGAAACAGCCGCCTGCGAAAATGGCGGTCTTGAGGCCCTTGCCCTCTTTCGCGAATCGCTTGGCGGCGGGGGCCTCGACCACGCTTTCGGCAGCGAGGGCGGGCTCCTGGCAGGCCGAAACCGCGAGAAGCGCGATTGCAGCGAGGCCGGAAGCGAAGCTGCGCATCAGAGCAGGGCGGGGATCGCCGCGATCAGCGCGTGGCCATTGGAGGCGGCAACGAGGGCGGCGCCGGCAAGAAAGCCGATGCCGAAGTTGCGATAGAGGTCGGAGCTGAAGAGGTTCATGGCAGGTCTTTCGGTACGCTTGCCCATCTGGTTACAGGCGTTCCGATTGCAACAGGGTTAATGCGATGGTTGTAATTCGTTCAGGCGATCAGCCGGGTCCTCAGTGCCTGAAATGGCGCATCCCGGTGAAGACCATCGCGAGCCCCCGCTCGTCGGCGGCAGCGATAACTTCCTCGTCGCGGATCGAACCGCCGGGCTGGATAATCGCGGTTGCGCCTGCCTCGGCTGCTGCGAGCAAGCCGTCTGCGAAGGGGAAAAATGCGTCGGAGGCGACGGCGCTGCCGACAGTGCGGCTCTGGTCCCAGCCATACTTCTCGGCCGCTTCGGCAGCCTTCATCGCTGCAATGCGCGAGCTGTCGCGGCGGTTCATCTGCCCCGCGCCGATGCCTGCGGTCGCACCGTCCTTGGCATAGACGATGGCGTTCGACTTGACGTGGCGCGCCACGGTCCAGGCGAACAGGCAGTCCTTCAGTTCCTGGTCCGTCGGAGCGCGCTGGGTCACGACCTTGAGATCGGCCTCGGTGATGGCACCATTGTCGCGCGTCTGGACCAGCAGGCCGCCGGTGATCGGCTTGACCAGCAGGCCGCCGCGGCGCGGATCGGGCAGGTCGCCGGTGACGAGCAGGCGCAGGTTTTTCTTTCTGGCGAAAGCGGCCTTGGCTTCCTCACTCACTGAAGGAGCGATGACGACCTCGGTGAATATCTCGCAGATCGCTTCCGCAGTCGGACCGTCCAATTCGGTGTTCACCGCGACGATGCCGCCGAAAGCCGACACGCTGTCGCAGGCAAGCGCTTCGTTCCATGCCTCGAGCAGGCTCGAGGCCTGCGCCACGCCGCAGGGGTTGGCGTGCTTGACGATCACCACCGCGGGCTCGCCGCCTGCAAATTCGGCGCACAGTTCAAGCGCCGCATCGGCATCGTTGTAATTGTTGTAGCTGAGTTCCTTGCCCTGCAGCTGTTCGGCCTGCGCGATGCCGCGCCCGTGCGGACCTGCCGGCGTGTAGAGCGCCGCCTTCTGGTGCGGGTTCTCGCCATACCGCAGTTCGACAGGAGCCTTGCCGTTGACGGCGAGGAAGTCGGGGAACAGCTGCTGCTGGTCGGCAAAGGCGAACCACTGGCTGATCATGCTGTCGTAGGCGGCCGTGGCGGCAAAGGCCTTGGCCGCGCACTTGCGGCGGAATTCCAGCGTGGTGGCACCGGTCGCTTCCAGTTCGGCGACGAGCGTGCCGTAATCGGCAGGATCGGTCACGATAGTGACGAACTGGTGGTTCTTGGCC
This genomic interval carries:
- the purH gene encoding bifunctional phosphoribosylaminoimidazolecarboxamide formyltransferase/IMP cyclohydrolase translates to MSEVAIKRALLSVSDKSGLVDLGKALAARGVELVSTGGTAKALREAGLEVRDVSDLTGFPEMMDGRVKTLHPMVHGGLLAVRDNPEHAAAMDEHGIGAIDLVVVNLYPFEATVMRGAERDEIIENIDIGGPSMVRSAAKNHQFVTIVTDPADYGTLVAELEATGATTLEFRRKCAAKAFAATAAYDSMISQWFAFADQQQLFPDFLAVNGKAPVELRYGENPHQKAALYTPAGPHGRGIAQAEQLQGKELSYNNYNDADAALELCAEFAGGEPAVVIVKHANPCGVAQASSLLEAWNEALACDSVSAFGGIVAVNTELDGPTAEAICEIFTEVVIAPSVSEEAKAAFARKKNLRLLVTGDLPDPRRGGLLVKPITGGLLVQTRDNGAITEADLKVVTQRAPTDQELKDCLFAWTVARHVKSNAIVYAKDGATAGIGAGQMNRRDSSRIAAMKAAEAAEKYGWDQSRTVGSAVASDAFFPFADGLLAAAEAGATAIIQPGGSIRDEEVIAAADERGLAMVFTGMRHFRH
- the msrA gene encoding peptide-methionine (S)-S-oxide reductase MsrA, translating into MRSFASGLAAIALLAVSACQEPALAAESVVEAPAAKRFAKEGKGLKTAIFAGGCFWGVEAVFSHTKGVTSAVSGYHGGTARQADYKLVSSGVTDHVESVKVTYDPSVIRYDELLRIFFSVIADPTLKDRQGPDRGAHYNAELVPMSAEQLAVAKAYLAQMKASGKWSRPIVTDIVRSQAFYPAETYHQDFAAKNPRHPYILRWDAPKVAALKRLYPSQYRAEFRRN
- a CDS encoding Fur family transcriptional regulator, with protein sequence MAKHVHAHKEHSGDALIDAARHTLTDAGEQWTGMRQSVFEELARHEKPASAYDIADNLSAARGKRVAPNSVYRILDLFVRTNLANRIESANAYLVNTHPGCRHDCIFLICDDCGKAMHIDDDRVTGALREAGKDAGFTDVRPVVELRGLCDECAA